A genomic segment from Necator americanus strain Aroian chromosome III, whole genome shotgun sequence encodes:
- a CDS encoding hypothetical protein (NECATOR_CHRIII.G10684.T1): MAKASHTLQKGAVVQHTAKAHDLKGQLPEGSMESLATTIRFVTLNCRTLSSELQQAALSRLLRYLCVPFAALQETRMRDRPVISIENYTMYCGDADENKVGGCAMAVRNDYKNLVEEFGSTSSRCAFIRLRDGRGRKLWIVNAQAPTETAEDNSKDAFYDELNALMSKIPSQQVVIVGIDANAKMGLE; the protein is encoded by the coding sequence atggcaaaagcttcccatacattgcaaaaaggtgctgtcgtccagcacaccgccaaagcccatgacctgaaaggtcaactgcctgaagggagcatggaatctttggcaacaaccattcgtttcgtgacgttgaactgccgaacactatcgagtgaactccaacaagccgctctatccagacttctgcgatatctctgtgtgccttttgctgcactgcaggaaacacgcatgagagatcggcccgtcatcagcatcgaaaattacaccatgtactgcggcgatgctgatgagaacaaagtaggtggctgcgcgatggctgtgaggaacgattacaagaacctggtggaggaatttggctcaacgtcgtctagatgcgcctttatacgactgcgggatggcagaggacgtaaactctggatcgtaaatGCTCaagcacctacggaaaccgctgaggacaacagtaaggacgccttctatgatgaactcaatgcgttgatgtctaaaataccaagccagcaggtggtcattgtcggaatcgacgcaaatgcaaagatgggactcgaataG